One Roseimaritima multifibrata DNA window includes the following coding sequences:
- a CDS encoding efflux RND transporter periplasmic adaptor subunit: MENKHRKQVRSGMVHGLWIPILGGLLAQSIGCSKPVREFPPKAPQPVTVMSLEKRLPPVSYFASGSVKSWKNEKIGFEVSGRVQWVLEPGQDIDGRVYDADKNLIQKGTPLAQIDPAHYVIAVKSAKANLEMAEAKRDSLKIRLEESLVADVQSAEAELELAGIEFERVKGLKEQNAISQAQFDQARILQKTRQAALRSLDASKRQTETELKSAAAEIEAAKQALLDAERDVENTTLYGSYQGQISEVMVVPGSVVNAGDPILTLQMTNPIKVEVELSSQQSRQLRRRRGLPASFRLPDGSMRHENAFVYSMDSSADPTTRTFTMTLLMLNEKSSTLGSTAEAPMGAVYSEDIWPLKLNRMMGTPENVVLVEEQSIVHEGDQTFVYLVTNTTRRDLFPEVLKVRKQMLEELDLRVPFLGNWFFRSVQFKDDDGKTMPVDEDWIYVGTLEGGEETLAHWDGESVVLNSHAQWMHRPGDLVAVNLASDQAEEGFYVPIEAIYEEAEQCYVFAIQDGKVKRLRVDRQGTKNLDAGALFEIRSPELVSGMEIVVGGIHFLRDDQPVRVIAKFDASSLEPTQVATEAL, from the coding sequence GTGGAAAATAAACATCGAAAACAAGTCCGATCAGGCATGGTTCATGGACTGTGGATTCCCATTTTGGGTGGGTTGCTGGCGCAAAGTATCGGGTGCAGTAAACCGGTGCGTGAATTCCCGCCGAAGGCTCCACAACCTGTGACGGTGATGTCATTGGAAAAACGTTTGCCGCCGGTCTCCTATTTCGCTTCGGGAAGCGTCAAATCGTGGAAGAACGAAAAGATCGGCTTCGAGGTATCCGGACGGGTTCAATGGGTTTTGGAGCCTGGTCAGGACATCGACGGCCGAGTCTATGACGCGGACAAAAATCTGATTCAGAAGGGGACTCCTCTGGCTCAGATCGATCCGGCCCACTACGTCATCGCGGTGAAATCGGCCAAGGCGAATCTTGAGATGGCCGAAGCGAAACGGGATTCGCTGAAAATCCGCCTCGAAGAGTCTTTGGTAGCTGACGTGCAATCGGCCGAAGCCGAACTGGAGCTTGCAGGAATTGAATTCGAGCGAGTCAAAGGACTGAAGGAGCAAAACGCGATTTCACAGGCTCAGTTCGACCAAGCCCGGATCCTGCAGAAGACTCGTCAGGCGGCTTTGCGTTCATTGGATGCGAGCAAGCGGCAAACAGAGACGGAACTGAAGTCGGCGGCAGCCGAAATCGAGGCTGCCAAACAAGCTTTGCTGGATGCGGAACGGGATGTGGAAAACACCACCTTGTATGGTTCCTATCAGGGACAGATATCCGAGGTGATGGTCGTTCCCGGGAGCGTGGTGAATGCCGGGGACCCTATCTTAACTTTGCAGATGACCAATCCCATTAAGGTTGAGGTGGAGTTGTCGTCGCAGCAGTCTAGGCAGCTTCGTCGCCGTCGTGGTTTGCCGGCCTCTTTCCGGTTGCCCGATGGATCGATGCGGCACGAAAATGCGTTTGTGTACAGCATGGATTCAAGTGCGGATCCGACCACGCGGACATTCACGATGACTCTGCTGATGCTGAATGAGAAATCGAGCACTTTAGGATCGACGGCGGAGGCTCCTATGGGAGCCGTTTACTCCGAGGATATTTGGCCCCTGAAATTGAATCGCATGATGGGGACCCCTGAAAATGTGGTCCTGGTCGAGGAGCAATCGATTGTGCATGAAGGGGACCAGACCTTCGTTTACTTGGTGACCAATACGACGCGGAGGGATCTGTTTCCGGAGGTCTTGAAAGTTCGCAAGCAGATGTTGGAGGAGTTAGATCTGCGTGTGCCGTTTCTTGGTAACTGGTTTTTCCGATCGGTCCAATTCAAAGACGATGATGGGAAAACGATGCCGGTCGACGAGGACTGGATCTATGTCGGCACCTTGGAGGGAGGCGAAGAGACACTGGCACATTGGGACGGCGAATCGGTGGTCTTGAACAGCCACGCCCAGTGGATGCACCGCCCCGGAGATTTGGTTGCCGTGAATTTGGCAAGCGACCAAGCTGAGGAAGGTTTTTACGTCCCTATTGAAGCGATTTACGAAGAAGCCGAACAATGCTACGTGTTCGCGATCCAAGATGGGAAAGTAAAACGTTTGCGAGTCGATCGCCAAGGGACCAAGAATTTGGATGCGGGAGCTTTGTTTGAAATTCGGTCCCCGGAACTGGTCAGCGGAATGGAGATCGTTGTTGGCGGAATCCACTTTTTGCGCGATGACCAACCGGTGCGAGTGATCGCCAAATTCGACGCGAGTTCGCTGGAGCCTACCCAAGTCGCTACGGAGGCACTGTAA
- a CDS encoding TetR/AcrR family transcriptional regulator — protein sequence MFIDRWSINSRPVVGNPLSCCGERKIMGWQRARQPEQKNARIASILLAAGELFDEREVTEVSMRDIAARAGMGKASLYHYFKTKEEVFLAMHGDELVLWLESLERRLGRMRSPTPKRVAAALVKELRDRPRFCRLMAILSSVLERNLSDQAIADFKESLLIPKERFVAGIQQALPALTDREARDFLFQHHAVVAGMRPIAYPTEQMAAVLEEPEYKDFRIDFFGLLEQTFMKLLQGSVEDSVRGK from the coding sequence ATGTTTATCGACCGATGGTCGATAAATAGCCGACCGGTGGTTGGTAATCCTTTGAGCTGTTGTGGAGAAAGGAAAATCATGGGGTGGCAGCGAGCCAGGCAACCGGAGCAAAAGAACGCGCGGATCGCAAGTATTTTGCTAGCTGCGGGCGAATTGTTTGATGAGCGCGAGGTGACGGAGGTTTCGATGCGGGACATCGCAGCACGCGCCGGCATGGGGAAAGCCAGCCTGTACCACTATTTCAAGACAAAGGAAGAGGTTTTCCTTGCGATGCATGGCGACGAGCTAGTCCTCTGGCTAGAGAGCCTGGAGCGTCGTCTGGGCCGAATGCGATCTCCGACGCCTAAGCGAGTCGCCGCGGCACTTGTCAAAGAGCTGCGGGATCGGCCTCGGTTTTGTCGGCTGATGGCGATCCTTTCGTCGGTTCTGGAACGGAACTTGTCCGATCAGGCGATCGCGGATTTCAAAGAATCGTTGCTGATACCAAAAGAGCGATTTGTGGCTGGGATCCAGCAGGCCTTGCCTGCCCTAACGGATCGTGAAGCACGAGATTTTCTCTTTCAACACCATGCCGTCGTCGCGGGAATGCGGCCCATTGCCTATCCAACCGAGCAGATGGCGGCGGTTCTAGAAGAGCCAGAATACAAAGATTTTCGGATCGATTTTTTTGGTTTGCTGGAGCAAACATTTATGAAATTGTTACAGGGATCTGTGGAGGATTCGGTTCGTGGAAAATAA
- a CDS encoding magnesium chelatase subunit ChlI family protein, with translation MLIAAANPCPCGYRSDPRRSCNCTPPQIERYMGKISGPLMDRIDIHIEVPAVPFEELSNGSKGTDSETMRVQVNQAREIQAERFNKSVTRYNALMSSRDVRRHCALDRTCQNLLRHSVEEMGLSARAHDKILRVARTIADMEASEAITEPHLQEAVNYRTLDRDLWT, from the coding sequence ATGTTAATCGCCGCTGCGAATCCGTGTCCCTGCGGGTACCGAAGTGATCCAAGGCGGAGTTGTAATTGCACTCCGCCTCAGATTGAACGCTACATGGGAAAGATCTCGGGACCGCTCATGGACCGGATCGATATCCATATTGAAGTCCCTGCGGTTCCTTTTGAAGAATTGTCCAATGGTTCAAAAGGGACGGACAGCGAAACGATGCGAGTCCAAGTCAATCAAGCGCGCGAGATTCAGGCGGAGCGGTTTAATAAATCGGTGACGCGTTACAACGCGCTGATGAGTAGCCGTGATGTGCGGCGGCACTGTGCGCTTGACCGGACATGCCAAAATCTGCTGCGGCATTCCGTCGAAGAGATGGGCTTAAGTGCAAGAGCCCATGACAAGATCCTCCGAGTCGCTCGGACCATCGCTGATATGGAAGCAAGCGAAGCGATCACAGAGCCTCACCTGCAAGAAGCCGTCAACTATCGAACGCTCGACCGCGATCTTTGGACGTAG
- a CDS encoding YfjI family protein: MDAIRKAMAAMNAAEADGVTFELDGKALKLGGSIAEDWHRKLKPHAEPIKRYLRDGSFDEPEPEPAVQRDAYQLFPAHKLPSPLRELVTEGAKAIGCDESFVALPLLSCVGATIGNTARIVVKKGWTPPACIWTMIVGESGTAKSPAFKVAKGPIQRQQKAMLDEHSVALDGYEQEKQQYDAAIKEHKRSKSSEPPPEQPEYPQPERVVVSDTTVEALAPLLQQNPRGLLLQRDELSGWLGGFNAYKSSQGADEAHWLSMFDGESMTVDRKGEGTRPTFVETALVSITGGIQPSVLAKAMGREHRASGMASRFLIASPPRKSQFWTDEEVSESTQQAVDRLFLSLQGIQFADGVSEPHYIGLDATAKREFITFFNYHHQEQSELTGDSAAAWSKLLGYVPRLALLIHIVKQVNAGDDIEVAVDASTMQDAIGLVEWFKFEASRLYATIDDDDATRELRALADWITRTKNGECTMRELVQGQRSIVNTDAANEIGTQMVRARIAAWHTYEPGEQGGAPKRVLRVGQASTST, translated from the coding sequence ATGGACGCTATAAGGAAAGCGATGGCTGCAATGAACGCGGCAGAGGCGGACGGAGTGACGTTCGAGTTGGATGGTAAAGCATTGAAGCTGGGTGGCAGCATAGCGGAAGATTGGCACCGAAAGCTAAAGCCGCATGCCGAACCTATCAAGCGGTACCTTCGCGATGGTTCCTTTGATGAACCTGAACCGGAGCCTGCCGTGCAGCGAGACGCTTACCAGCTTTTCCCGGCCCACAAGCTGCCGAGCCCCTTGCGTGAATTGGTGACCGAGGGGGCAAAGGCGATCGGTTGCGATGAGTCTTTCGTTGCACTGCCGCTTCTAAGCTGTGTCGGCGCGACGATCGGCAACACAGCGAGAATCGTAGTCAAAAAAGGTTGGACGCCTCCTGCCTGTATCTGGACCATGATTGTCGGTGAGAGCGGGACCGCAAAGTCCCCGGCGTTCAAGGTCGCGAAGGGACCGATTCAGCGACAACAAAAGGCGATGCTTGACGAACATTCGGTCGCGTTGGATGGCTACGAACAAGAGAAACAGCAGTACGACGCAGCTATCAAGGAACACAAGCGTTCAAAGTCGAGCGAACCGCCACCAGAGCAGCCGGAATATCCGCAGCCGGAGCGAGTGGTGGTAAGCGATACGACCGTCGAGGCACTTGCACCGTTGTTACAGCAGAACCCGAGAGGGCTACTGTTGCAGCGGGATGAACTGTCAGGATGGCTTGGAGGATTCAACGCTTACAAGTCGTCGCAGGGTGCGGACGAAGCGCACTGGTTGAGCATGTTCGACGGCGAGTCGATGACCGTTGACCGAAAGGGCGAGGGAACACGACCGACGTTTGTCGAGACGGCTTTGGTTTCGATCACCGGCGGGATTCAGCCGTCCGTCTTGGCGAAAGCGATGGGGCGAGAACATCGCGCGTCAGGGATGGCAAGTCGTTTTCTTATCGCTTCCCCGCCAAGAAAGTCGCAGTTCTGGACGGACGAAGAAGTCAGCGAGTCGACACAGCAGGCGGTTGACCGTTTGTTCCTTTCGTTGCAAGGGATCCAGTTTGCAGACGGCGTATCGGAACCGCATTACATCGGCTTGGATGCGACTGCAAAGCGAGAGTTCATCACGTTCTTCAATTACCACCATCAAGAGCAATCGGAGCTTACCGGAGACTCTGCAGCCGCATGGTCGAAACTGCTGGGATACGTTCCACGACTGGCGCTGTTGATTCATATCGTCAAACAGGTAAACGCTGGCGATGACATCGAGGTTGCGGTAGACGCTTCGACGATGCAGGACGCTATCGGGTTGGTGGAATGGTTCAAATTCGAAGCGTCGCGTCTATACGCCACGATCGACGACGACGATGCAACCAGGGAGCTCCGAGCGCTGGCCGACTGGATCACTCGCACCAAGAACGGGGAATGCACCATGCGAGAACTGGTTCAAGGACAGCGTTCAATTGTGAACACTGACGCAGCGAATGAGATCGGAACCCAAATGGTGCGGGCGAGGATAGCGGCATGGCATACCTACGAGCCGGGCGAACAAGGCGGAGCACCAAAGCGAGTTTTACGAGTCGGTCAGGCGTCTACGTCTACATAA
- a CDS encoding SAM-dependent methyltransferase, protein MFGRDRRSEKQLSAAQHLIEQLAGQLNSRVSVKLWDGRMIPLGENVDPNLHLSISGPGVIGSLVRRPTPENLLKHYARGHIGFHGADLHTFIEALYVRDSRKRSRNIRKSTLFRSLLPFLFESAKNVDVDHEYQGDITGRKREKAENKDFIQFHYDVSNDFYELFLDKEMVYTCGYFTDWDNSLEQAQFDKLDMICRKLQLKPGETFLDIGFGWGSLLCHAAKHYGVKAHGVTLAENQVSYTENKIREQGLERQVTVELKDYADLEGQFDKVASIGMYEHIGIDNLNGFVQRVNSLMPKHGLFMLHGITRPAKETMKKFRRQNAERRLLNKYIFPGGELDHVGHMIQSLECNGFEVADVEGWRNHYMQTCKLWSQRLHERREEAIGFVGEEKYRMWLLYLTGCSLAFKNGGARLYQVLVEKQAKKEPSGMPPTREHLYQDNQHYSANQRRAA, encoded by the coding sequence ATGTTCGGACGCGACCGTCGCAGCGAAAAACAACTCTCAGCCGCACAGCACTTGATCGAACAACTCGCCGGTCAATTGAACAGTCGCGTCTCGGTCAAACTATGGGACGGCCGAATGATCCCATTGGGAGAAAACGTCGACCCGAACCTGCATCTCTCAATCAGTGGTCCGGGAGTGATCGGATCACTCGTCCGCCGCCCCACGCCCGAAAACCTGCTAAAGCATTACGCCCGAGGCCACATCGGCTTCCACGGTGCGGACCTACATACATTCATCGAAGCGCTCTACGTTCGCGATTCCCGCAAACGTTCGAGGAACATTCGCAAGTCAACGCTTTTTCGTTCGCTGCTTCCGTTTCTGTTTGAATCGGCCAAGAACGTCGATGTCGACCACGAGTACCAAGGGGACATCACCGGCCGAAAACGAGAAAAAGCCGAAAACAAGGACTTCATTCAATTCCATTACGACGTCAGCAACGATTTTTACGAATTGTTCCTCGACAAAGAAATGGTTTACACCTGCGGCTACTTCACCGACTGGGACAACTCGCTGGAGCAAGCGCAGTTCGACAAACTGGACATGATCTGTCGCAAGCTGCAGCTAAAACCGGGCGAGACTTTTCTGGACATCGGCTTCGGCTGGGGAAGCCTGCTCTGCCACGCCGCGAAACACTACGGCGTAAAGGCGCACGGAGTCACCCTAGCGGAAAACCAAGTCAGCTACACCGAAAACAAGATTCGTGAACAAGGTCTTGAAAGACAAGTCACGGTCGAACTGAAAGACTACGCAGACCTGGAAGGGCAGTTCGACAAAGTCGCATCGATTGGCATGTACGAACACATCGGCATCGACAACCTCAACGGCTTCGTGCAGCGAGTCAACAGCTTGATGCCCAAACACGGGCTCTTCATGCTGCATGGAATCACCAGACCGGCGAAGGAAACAATGAAAAAGTTCCGCCGCCAAAACGCCGAACGCCGACTGCTAAACAAGTACATCTTCCCGGGTGGTGAACTGGACCACGTGGGACACATGATCCAGTCGCTGGAGTGCAACGGATTCGAAGTCGCCGACGTCGAAGGCTGGCGAAACCATTACATGCAAACCTGCAAACTATGGAGCCAACGCCTGCACGAACGCCGTGAAGAGGCGATCGGATTCGTGGGCGAAGAGAAGTACCGCATGTGGTTGCTTTACCTAACCGGTTGTTCGCTAGCCTTCAAAAACGGAGGAGCTCGACTCTACCAAGTCCTAGTAGAAAAGCAGGCCAAGAAAGAACCCTCCGGCATGCCCCCAACCCGCGAACATCTTTACCAAGACAACCAGCACTACAGCGCCAACCAAAGAAGAGCCGCTTAG